A DNA window from Vanessa tameamea isolate UH-Manoa-2023 chromosome 24, ilVanTame1 primary haplotype, whole genome shotgun sequence contains the following coding sequences:
- the Osi10a gene encoding uncharacterized protein Osi10a has protein sequence MAEKLAAKFVILIILSVTVEIMPIQLQEGEELKENNVEGSQLNQCLSGSGRSEIGVCFGKELLNKLNDYDETETFSLATGVSFVRDDKTPRNFGNFLDKDPMDFRSIMEDASNLISKRSLHWDLGTFYPGLVMRIGPTLANGILEFVIDPRIKDRTYHQQGEVTTGRLLARNLLVPFLLGLKFHITTLLPLLLGLLLLASKKAFLLAKLALLAVTLFSGGSAWGGGSSYFNSFGSPSLSSYTSHENLGQYQGHHSSGGYYRDNRHLHHGDYFNKEKAAEQSTASPITPDELRDRLERLFITKKDVGDHREDTKIRNARNFAWIPINV, from the exons ATGGCTGAAAAATTAGCAGCCAAATTTGTTATTCTTATTATTCTATCGGTGACTGTGGAAATTATGCCGATACAATTACAGGAAGGCGAAGAATTGAAGGAAAATAATGTTGAAGGATCACAGTTGAATCAGTGCTTGAGTGGTTCTGGACGTTCCGAAATAGGCGTATGCTTTGGAAAggaattgttaaataaattgaacgatTACGACGAAACAGAAACTTTTAGTTTGGCAACTGGTGTGTCTTTTGTTCGAGATGACAAGACTCCTAGGAATTTTGGCAATTTCCTTGACAAAGATCCTATGGACTTCCG gtCTATAATGGAAGATGCTAGTAACTTAATCTCAAAACGTTCGTTACATTGGGATCTTGGAACATTTTATCCAGGATTAGTTATGAGAATAGGTCCTACTCTTGCCAATGGTATTTTAGAATTTGTTATTGATCCAAGAATAAAAGACAGAACATATCATCAACAAGGAGAAGTAACGACTG GTCGCTTATTGGCTAGAAACTTACTAGTACCATTTCTATTGGGGCTTAAGTTTCATATTACTACACTTCTTCCGCTACTACTTGGTCTCCTATTGCTGGCAAGCAAAAAAGCCTTCCTTCTTGCGAAATTAGCCCTATTAGCTGTTACGTTGTTTAGTGGAGGATCAGCATGGGGTGGTGGATCTTCTTATTTCAACAGCTTTGGCAGCCCTAGTCTATCTTCATACACTTCACATGAAAATCTTGGTCAATACCAAGGTCACCACAGTTCTggag GATACTATCGCGACAACAGACATCTTCACCATGGCgattactttaataaagaaaaagcaGCTGAACAATCCACTGCTTCCCCTATCACGCCAGATGAACTAAGAGACAGATTGGAAAGACTATTCATAACCAAGAAAGACGTAGGCGATCATAGAGAAGATACGAAAATAAGAAATGCAAGGAACTTCGCTTGGATACCTATCAAtgtttaa
- the LOC113398110 gene encoding uncharacterized protein LOC113398110, with product MVPRGILVLCFSVVLASATADTFGVGMKLLRRLYDDCEKSQEITKCFKIQAVKLVDRAARMESLPLFDGFSLKRIADHGRAFPSSIPEGDLNSLSSEEVDKLLNLATSKLMQTHRVIISPTNIGTDVGRSMNEARSKLKKMIGPILAGVAIKGGFLAMAFQAIALIAGKALLIGKIALLLSAIIGLKKLVAGGEAHEKTTYEIVKHPQVSQSHTYSSSHYGNDFDTTGPGGHYRRSVEEEAAAQDRAYRAYAKKQ from the coding sequence atggtTCCCCGCGGGATACTCGTCCTGTGCTTTAGTGTCGTCCTGGCTTCGGCTACGGCTGACACCTTCGGAGTCGGCATGAAGCTGCTCAGACGGTTGTATGATGACTGCGAGAAGTCACAGGAGATcacgaaatgttttaaaatccaAGCAGTTAAGTTGGTGGATCGTGCTGCTAGAATGGAATCACTTCCACTATTCGACGGCTTTTCCTTAAAGCGGATCGCGGACCACGGTAGAGCGTTTCCCTCATCCATACCAGAAGGTGACTTGAATTCTTTAAGTTCAGAGGAAGTCGACAAACTTCTCAATCTAGCAACGTCGAAGCTGATGCAAACGCATCGTGTTATAATATCACCTACTAATATTGGAACGGACGTCGGCCGGTCAATGAACGAGGCTAGAAGTAAATTGAAGAAAATGATAGGGCCGATATTAGCTGGGGTAGCGATCAAGGGAGGTTTCTTGGCCATGGCATTCCAGGCTATCGCTCTGATCGCTGGTAAGGCGTTGCTGATTGGTAAGATTGCTTTACTATTATCCGCCATTATCGGATTGAAGAAACTGGTAGCAGGAGGAGAAGCGCACGAGAAAACAACGTACGAGATCGTGAAGCATCCACAGGTTTCACAGAGCCACACTTACTCATCCTCACACTACGGCAACGACTTCGACACGACTGGTCCAGGAGGTCACTACAGAAGAAGCGTCGAAGAGGAAGCTGCAGCTCAGGATAGAGCTTACAGAGCTTACGCAAAGAAGCAGTAA